CCGCGGTCGCCTTCAAGGGCATCGGGGACACCATCCGCGTCCCGCCCTCCGCATGCCCGGTGGAACAGGTGAACCGGAGAAGAAAATCGTTGACGTCCCCCTTGATGAAGCCTTCAGCACTCCTCCCTCATTGGAGAGGTGATCAGCCATGACGGACACCGAAACCACATGGAAGGCGGTGGCCGCTCCCGGTGGGCTGCCGCTGGTCGGCCATCTCTTCCAGCTCCGCAGAGGGCTGCTCCCTTTTATCCAACACCTGCCCGCCCGCGGTGACCTGGTACAGATCCGCATCGGCCCCTGGCACGCCTATGTGGTGTGCCATCCCGACCTCGTGGAGCAGGTCCTGCGCCGCGACCGAATCTTCGACAAGGGCGGCCCGGTCTTCGACAAGGTGCGTTCCGTGATGGGTAACGGCCTGGTCACCTGCCCTTACCGTGACCACCGGCGTCAGCGGAGGCTGCTTCAGCCCCTTTTCCAAAAAAGCCGCATGCCCGCCTACGCGCGGGTGATGACCGAACAGATCGGCAGTGTTCTGGGCAGCTGGCACGAGGGGAAGACCTTGCGGGTATCGGCCGAGATGCACATGCTCGCCGCCCGGATCGTAGCGCGGGCCCTGTTCAGCTCCGACCCCGAGGAGCCCGACGATGTCGCCGCACGTGCCTCCCAAGTCGTCGAGGCGTCGCTGGGCGCGGTCATGCAGGGCATCTACCGCCATATGGTCACCCCCGTTCCAGCGCTGCGGCGCCTGCCCACGCCAGGCAACCGCAGCTATCACCAGGCGCGTGCGGATATTCACACGGCCGTCAGCCGCGTCCTGGCCGCATACCGGCGCGACGGCGCAGACCACGGGGACCTGGTATCCGCCTTGCTCGCCGCTCGTGACACCGATGGCAGCGCCCTCGAGGAGGCAGAGATCCACGACCAGATCACCACCATGCTCGTCGCCGGGATCGAATCCACCGCCAACGGTCTGACCTGGGCCCTCTACACCCTGGCAACCACCCCCGGCCTCCAGACCCGCGTACAGGCCGAAGCCGACAGCATCCTGGCGGGTCGCACGGCCACCTGGGAGGACCTGCCGCACTTGGACCTGACCGGACGGGTCGTCTGCGAAACACTGCGCATGTACGCCCCGGCATGGGCGCTGACCCGGGTCACACGTGAAGCAACCGAACTCGCAGGGCAGCGTCTGCCCGCTGGCACCCATCTCCTCTACAGCCCCTACGC
The window above is part of the Streptomyces syringium genome. Proteins encoded here:
- a CDS encoding cytochrome P450, with protein sequence MTDTETTWKAVAAPGGLPLVGHLFQLRRGLLPFIQHLPARGDLVQIRIGPWHAYVVCHPDLVEQVLRRDRIFDKGGPVFDKVRSVMGNGLVTCPYRDHRRQRRLLQPLFQKSRMPAYARVMTEQIGSVLGSWHEGKTLRVSAEMHMLAARIVARALFSSDPEEPDDVAARASQVVEASLGAVMQGIYRHMVTPVPALRRLPTPGNRSYHQARADIHTAVSRVLAAYRRDGADHGDLVSALLAARDTDGSALEEAEIHDQITTMLVAGIESTANGLTWALYTLATTPGLQTRVQAEADSILAGRTATWEDLPHLDLTGRVVCETLRMYAPAWALTRVTREATELAGQRLPAGTHLLYSPYAIHHRPDLYPHPERFDVDRWLPDQAAARPRNAYLPFAAGARKCIGDTFSLVDSTLTLASIAARWHIHPPPKPATPAARITLTPKKLELRVTSRSFRHPTH